A region from the Coleofasciculus sp. FACHB-1120 genome encodes:
- a CDS encoding ankyrin repeat domain-containing protein, with the protein MNAENKIERLFKAIQSSDVEQVRQLLDSGVDANRKNYSRGQHPLVLASSIGNLDIVEALLAAGADVNAKSGIAKSLKFNPTISVSSVPGNASLGEMISEALEDAPDQAKGFFAGFTQFVDAFSDENSISSAGTNEQQNSSQDEGVEFDEEENFDEEEEKTALIVAIASGHVEVVKTLLNAGAAVNPETWDDPVPLVVAAERGQLEIVRALIAAGAEVNKFDIGNYDSTPLGMAVEHGQVEIVRALLEAGANPLGGDSSCSSLALAAEDGDIEIMQLLLKTGVDINSPKGSYTALMGAANNGQFKMVQMLVEAGADVNAWYEESNTPLCYAAYRGHREIYDYLYPLVSEDIRKYGEREIDKGVKRKERLQKKDVEEFINAAMFGKIEAVKAAIEKGIEIDAIGSNGQTALMYAANYVHIPVVQILIDAGAELDILSEEDGLGEGKTALMHVAESFFATGKRAEVVKMLVEAGANINLKGKDGRTALMWAALPGYADATQALIEAGADLDARDDEGNTAMMLAEARRHPKIVRLLKQAGALEEGMNEIALIQAVDDGNVEQVRALIQVGANVNHRIIDSTALCNAAAQGHYEIVRMLIEAGADVNQRIIEGYFNPLLYAAYEGYLDIVRALVEAGADVNAEGFCNPLEYAELGIMEGHHKGGQHAEVIELLKQAGATKSQNF; encoded by the coding sequence ATGAATGCTGAAAACAAAATCGAAAGATTATTCAAGGCAATTCAGTCATCTGATGTCGAGCAAGTCCGTCAGCTTTTGGACTCTGGGGTGGATGCTAACCGCAAGAATTATTCCAGGGGTCAGCATCCACTGGTGTTAGCTTCTAGCATCGGAAATCTAGACATTGTGGAGGCATTGCTGGCGGCAGGGGCAGATGTCAATGCTAAATCTGGAATAGCTAAAAGTCTCAAGTTTAACCCGACTATTTCTGTGTCATCCGTACCGGGCAATGCCAGTCTAGGCGAGATGATAAGCGAAGCGCTTGAAGATGCTCCCGATCAAGCAAAAGGCTTTTTTGCAGGCTTTACGCAGTTCGTTGATGCTTTCTCAGATGAAAACAGCATCAGTAGTGCGGGTACCAATGAGCAGCAAAACTCCTCCCAAGATGAAGGTGTAGAGTTTGACGAAGAGGAAAATTTTGATGAGGAGGAAGAAAAGACGGCATTGATAGTAGCGATCGCTTCCGGTCATGTCGAGGTTGTAAAAACTTTGCTCAACGCTGGTGCTGCTGTCAATCCAGAAACATGGGATGACCCCGTTCCCCTCGTTGTTGCTGCTGAGCGCGGACAGCTTGAAATTGTCCGCGCTCTCATTGCTGCTGGTGCTGAAGTCAATAAATTTGACATTGGCAATTATGACTCTACACCTCTAGGTATGGCAGTTGAGCATGGACAAGTAGAGATTGTCCGCGCTCTTCTTGAGGCAGGCGCTAACCCTCTAGGAGGAGATAGTAGCTGCTCTTCTCTGGCATTAGCTGCGGAAGATGGAGATATAGAAATCATGCAGCTTCTGCTGAAGACTGGCGTAGATATCAACTCCCCCAAAGGTAGTTACACAGCTTTAATGGGAGCGGCTAACAACGGTCAATTTAAGATGGTGCAAATGCTGGTAGAAGCAGGAGCTGATGTTAATGCTTGGTATGAAGAGTCTAATACTCCTTTGTGCTACGCAGCTTATCGCGGGCATCGTGAAATTTACGATTATCTGTATCCTTTGGTTTCTGAAGATATCCGGAAGTACGGGGAGAGAGAAATTGACAAGGGCGTGAAGAGAAAGGAGCGGTTACAGAAGAAGGATGTCGAAGAGTTCATTAATGCGGCAATGTTTGGGAAAATCGAAGCGGTAAAAGCAGCCATTGAGAAGGGGATAGAGATCGATGCTATTGGCTCTAATGGTCAAACTGCCCTAATGTATGCGGCTAATTACGTTCATATTCCGGTAGTTCAAATTCTAATTGATGCAGGTGCTGAGTTAGATATTTTGAGCGAAGAAGATGGACTCGGTGAGGGGAAAACCGCTTTGATGCACGTCGCTGAAAGCTTTTTTGCAACAGGAAAACGTGCTGAGGTGGTCAAAATGTTAGTGGAAGCGGGGGCGAACATCAATCTTAAAGGTAAGGATGGTCGTACCGCCCTGATGTGGGCTGCACTCCCTGGTTACGCGGATGCAACACAGGCTTTGATAGAAGCAGGTGCAGACCTTGATGCCAGAGATGATGAGGGCAATACAGCAATGATGTTGGCAGAAGCTAGGAGACATCCTAAAATTGTTCGCCTGCTTAAACAAGCTGGTGCTTTAGAAGAGGGAATGAATGAAATTGCCTTAATTCAAGCAGTTGATGACGGAAACGTAGAACAGGTTAGAGCGTTAATTCAGGTTGGCGCGAACGTCAATCACAGAATCATTGACAGCACCGCTTTATGTAATGCAGCAGCACAAGGACACTATGAAATCGTGAGGATGCTGATTGAAGCGGGTGCAGACGTAAACCAAAGAATCATTGAAGGATATTTTAATCCGTTACTTTATGCTGCCTATGAGGGATACCTTGATATTGTTCGTGCCCTTGTAGAAGCGGGTGCAGATGTGAATGCGGAAGGTTTCTGTAATCCTCTTGAATATGCTGAATTGGGCATTATGGAGGGACATCACAAAGGTGGACAACACGCCGAGGTAATTGAGTTGCTCAAGCAAGCGGGTGCTACCAAGTCGCAAAATTTTTAA
- the psbC gene encoding photosystem II reaction center protein CP43, protein MQTSFNSGFVSGAGRDQESSGFAWWAGNARLINVSGKLLGAHVAHSGLIVFWAGAMTLFEVAHFVPEKPMYEQGLILLPHLASQGWGVGPGGEVIDTFPFFVVGVLHLISSAVLGLGGIYHAIRGPETLEEYSAFFGYDWKDKNKMTTIIGIHLILLGIGAFLLVIKAMFFGGLYDTWAPGGGDVRVITSPTLNPAVIFGYLLKSPFGGDGWIVSVDNLEDVVGGHIWVGLVCIAGGIFHILTKPFAWARRALIWSGEAYLSYSIGAVSLMAFIASCFVWFNNTVYPSEFYGPTGPEASQAQAMTFLIRDQRLGANVGSAQGPTGLGKYLMRSPSGEIIFGGETMRFWDFRGPWLEPLRGPNGLDLNKIKNDIQPWQARRAAEYMTHAPLGSLNSVGGVATEINSFNYVSPRSWLACFHFVMGFFFLVGHLWHAGRARAAAAGFEKGIDRETEPVLSMPDLD, encoded by the coding sequence GTCATTTAATAGTGGTTTCGTATCAGGTGCCGGACGCGACCAAGAGTCCTCCGGATTCGCCTGGTGGGCGGGTAACGCCCGTCTGATCAACGTATCTGGTAAGCTGCTGGGCGCTCACGTTGCCCACTCTGGTCTAATTGTCTTCTGGGCTGGAGCGATGACTTTGTTTGAAGTCGCTCACTTTGTGCCCGAAAAGCCGATGTACGAACAGGGATTAATCCTCCTGCCTCACCTCGCCTCTCAGGGCTGGGGTGTAGGTCCCGGTGGTGAAGTGATCGACACTTTCCCCTTCTTTGTCGTTGGTGTTTTGCACCTGATTTCCTCTGCCGTTCTGGGCTTAGGTGGAATTTACCACGCGATTCGTGGTCCGGAAACTCTGGAAGAGTATTCCGCCTTCTTTGGCTACGACTGGAAAGATAAGAACAAAATGACCACCATTATCGGGATTCACCTGATCCTCTTGGGAATCGGTGCCTTCCTGTTAGTGATTAAGGCAATGTTCTTTGGTGGTTTGTATGACACTTGGGCACCTGGTGGTGGTGATGTTCGCGTCATTACCAGTCCCACGCTCAATCCAGCAGTAATCTTTGGCTATCTGCTGAAGTCCCCCTTCGGTGGCGACGGCTGGATTGTTAGTGTTGATAACCTGGAAGATGTCGTCGGCGGTCACATCTGGGTTGGTCTGGTTTGCATTGCTGGTGGCATTTTCCACATTCTCACCAAGCCTTTTGCATGGGCACGTCGTGCATTAATCTGGTCTGGAGAAGCTTACCTCTCCTACAGCATCGGTGCTGTGTCCTTGATGGCTTTCATTGCCTCTTGCTTCGTCTGGTTTAACAACACTGTTTATCCCAGCGAATTCTACGGCCCCACAGGCCCCGAAGCTTCTCAAGCTCAAGCGATGACCTTTCTGATCCGCGACCAGCGCTTAGGTGCGAACGTCGGTTCTGCACAAGGTCCTACAGGCTTAGGTAAATATCTGATGCGCTCTCCTAGCGGCGAAATCATCTTCGGTGGTGAAACAATGCGCTTCTGGGATTTCCGTGGCCCTTGGCTAGAGCCGCTACGCGGTCCCAATGGTCTTGACCTGAACAAGATCAAGAACGACATTCAACCTTGGCAAGCTCGTCGCGCTGCTGAGTACATGACCCATGCTCCTCTGGGTTCTCTGAACTCTGTGGGTGGTGTTGCTACGGAGATCAACTCGTTTAACTACGTGTCTCCCCGTTCTTGGTTGGCTTGTTTCCACTTTGTCATGGGTTTCTTCTTCCTAGTTGGTCACTTGTGGCACGCCGGTCGCGCTCGCGCTGCTGCTGCTGGTTTCGAGAAAGGAATTGACCGTGAAACCGAGCCAGTGCTATCTATGCCTGACCTCGACTAA